A genomic window from Gossypium hirsutum isolate 1008001.06 chromosome D10, Gossypium_hirsutum_v2.1, whole genome shotgun sequence includes:
- the LOC107915684 gene encoding uncharacterized protein has translation MSYRQRGRSYRQRGNNRQLSYSRQRTNHPKPEPLPAWEKTFCIEVGAMPWERFVKAKKNLHEHDRVFEWDDSAGLIAFQEAKQRFWEIYHGYPCENKLPSNAADLYIDDVDWNSEIDPELYAEIKSLTDDEDGEKDNTKEMDWFSIPLEEIQATGWDEYEEPTPRLPSIVGSP, from the coding sequence ATGTCATATCGTCAAAGAGGAAGGTCATATCGTCAAAGAGGGAATAATCGTCAACTAAGTTACTCCAGACAAAGGACTAACCATCCCAAACCTGAACCATTGCCTGCATGGGAGAAAACATTCTGCATCGAAGTTGGTGCAATGCCATGGGAAAGATTTGTTAAAGCAAAGAAAAATTTGCATGAACATGACAGAGTGTTCGAGTGGGATGATTCTGCTGGTTTAATAGCTTTCCAGGAAGCAAAACAAAGATTCTGGGAAATTTATCATGGTTATCCTTGTGAAAATAAGTTGCCAAGTAATGCAGCAGATTTGTATATCGACGATGTCGACTGGAATTCTGAAATTGATCCAGAACTTTACGCTGAAATAAAGTCACTTACTGATGATGAGGATGGAGAGAAAGACAATACTAAGGAAATGGATTGGTTTTCAATTCCGTTGGAGGAAATTCAAGCCACTGGATGGGATGAATATGAAGAACCAACACCCCGCTTGCCTAGCATAGTTGGATCACCATAG
- the LOC107916418 gene encoding subtilisin-like protease SBT1.4 produces the protein MAMAISFIFFLSLLLIPFSSSSSSDCPQNFIIHVSKSHKPSLFSSHHHWYSSILHSLPPSPHPTKLLYTYQLSINGFSARLTSSQANKLKHFPGILSVIPDQARQIHTTRTPHFLGLSDGVGLWQNSHYGDGIIIGVLDTGIWPERPSFLDSGLPPVPNTWKGTCETGPDFPASACNRKIIGARAFYKGYESYLEGPIDEMKESKSPRDTEGHGTHTASTAAGSMVSNASLFEFAYGEARGMATNARIAAYKICWKMGCFDSDILAAMDQAIADGVDVISLSVGATGYAPQYDHDSIAIGAFGAANHGIVVSCSAGNSGPGPSTTVNIAPWILTVGASTIDREFPADVVLGDGRIFGGVSLYSGEPLGDSKLPLVYGGDCGDRYCHMGSLNSSKVEGKIVVCDRGGNARVEKGGAVKLAGGLGMILENTADNGEELISDAHLIPATMVGEAAGNKILEYIKTTQFPTATISFRGTVIGPSPPAPKVAAFSSRGPNHLTPEILKPDVIAPGVNILAGWTGAAAPTDLDIDPRRVDFNIISGTSMSCPHVSGLAALLKKAYPNWSPAAIKSALMTTAYNLDNSGHTINDLATGEEASPFIFGAGHVDPNRALNPGLVYDTDSSDYIAFLCSIGYDSKRIEVFVREPNSSDVCATKLATPGDLNYPSFSVVFNSNDHVVKYRRKVKNVGTSAGAVYEAKVNAPPGVKISVSPSKLEFSAVNQTLSYEVSFASDSLGVSSVESQGFGSIEWSDGVHLVRSPIAVRWIQGVQEESF, from the coding sequence ATGGCCATGGCCATTTCCTTTATCTTCTTCCTCTCTCTCCTTCtcatccctttctcctcctcttcatcatcaGACTGTCCACAAAACTTCATCATCCACGTCTCCAAATCTCACAAGCCGTCACTTTTCTCATCTCACCATCACTGGTATTCCTCCATCCTCCATTCTCTCCCTCCTTCCCCTCACCCCACCAAGCTCCTCTACACTTATCAACTTTCCATCAATGGCTTCTCCGCTCGCCTCACTTCTTCTCAGGCTAACAAGCTCAAACATTTCCCTGGGATCCTTTCCGTCATTCCCGATCAGGCTCGTCAGATCCACACTACTCGGACACCTCATTTTTTAGGCCTTTCCGATGGTGTAGGCCTTTGGCAAAACTCCCATTACGGTGATGGTATTATAATCGGTGTTTTGGATACCGGAATATGGCCGGAACGACCCAGTTTTCTGGACTCTGGGCTGCCCCCTGTTCCCAATACCTGGAAGGGTACCTGTGAGACCGGACCTGACTTCCCTGCTTCAGCTTGTAACCGGAAAATAATCGGTGCTAGAGCCTTTTATAAAGGCTACGAATCTTACCTTGAAGGCCCCATTGATGAAATGAAAGAATCTAAGTCTCCCCGAGATACTGAAGGTCATGGCACGCATACTGCTTCCACTGCTGCTGGATCTATGGTTTCTAATGCCAGCCTTTTCGAATTTGCATACGGGGAGGCTCGTGGTATGGCTACAAACGCCAGGATTGCTGCTTACAAGATTTGTTGGAAAATGGGTTGTTTTGATTCTGATATACTCGCAGCTATGGATCAAGCTATTGCAGATGGAGTCGATGTGATCTCTTTATCTGTGGGAGCTACTGGATATGCTCCACAATACGATCATGATTCCATAGCCATTGGGGCATTTGGTGCAGCTAATCATGGTATCGTTGTCTCATGTTCTGCTGGGAATTCTGGTCCTGGTCCATCCACTACTGTTAACATTGCGCCTTGGATTTTAACAGTTGGTGCTTCCACTATTGACAGGGAGTTCCCAGCTGATGTGGTTCTTGGTGATGGCAGGATTTTTGGTGGTGTTTCGTTGTACTCTGGTGAACCTTTGGGTGATTCCAAGCTTCCTTTGGTTTATGGTGGTGATTGTGGTGACAGGTATTGCCATATGGGAAGCCTAAATTCATCAAAAGTTGAAGGCAAAATCGTTGTTTGTGATAGGGGAGGGAATGCTAGAGTTGAAAAAGGAGGTGCAGTGAAGCTTGCCGGTGGGTTAGGAATGATACTAGAAAACACTGCCGACAATGGTGAAGAACTCATTTCCGATGCTCATCTTATCCCAGCTACAATGGTGGGTGAGGCAGCTGGTAATAAGATCCTGGAATACATTAAAACAACTCAGTTTCCTACAGCTACAATTTCGTTCCGAGGAACTGTGATCGGCCCTTCACCACCAGCTCCGAAGGTTGCAGCCTTTTCGAGCCGTGGTCCGAACCATTTGACCCCGGAGATTCTCAAACCCGATGTCATTGCTCCTGGTGTTAATATCTTGGCAGGATGGACTGGTGCCGCTGCACCAACTGATTTAGACATTGATCCAAGAAGAGTTGATTTCAACATAATTTCAGGCACTTCAATGTCTTGTCCTCATGTTAGTGGATTGGCAGCTCTGCTTAAGAAAGCATACCCCAATTGGTCACCTGCTGCCATAAAATCTGCTTTGATGACAACAGCTTACAATTTAGATAACTCGGGACACACCATTAATGATCTTGCTACTGGGGAAGAAGCATCACCATTTATTTTTGGAGCTGGCCATGTGGATCCCAACAGAGCTCTAAATCCGGGATTGGTATATGATACCGATAGTAGCGACTACATCGCGTTCCTTTGCTCAATCGGCTATGATTCAAAGAGGATTGAAGTATTTGTGAGGGAACCTAATAGTTCAGATGTATGTGCTACAAAATTGGCCACACCAGGGGATCTTAATTATCCATCATTTTCAGTAGTTTTTAATTCTAATGATCATGTAGTTAAGTACAGGAGGAAGGTAAAGAATGTTGGGACTTCAGCTGGTGCAGTTTATGAAGCTAAAGTGAATGCTCCACCTGGTGTCAAAATCAGTGTTTCGCCGAGTAAGCTCGAATTCAGTGCTGTAAACCAAACGTTGAGCTACGAGGTTTCATTCGCAAGTGACAGTTTGGGGGTGTCTTCAGTTGAGTCACAAGGGTTCGGGTCGATCGAGTGGAGCGATGGAGTCCATCTTGTGAGGAGCCCCATTGCTGTTAGGTGGATTCAGGGAGTGCAGGAGGAGTCCTTTTGA
- the LOC107916417 gene encoding uncharacterized protein translates to MSATIMSEPMVVSAPSPETQATSAKLAAQSDVQFAKCDCCGLTEECTPAYIETVRQRYQGKWICGLCAEAIKDEIIRTERLISTEEAMARHINFCQKFVSSGPPPDPTVHLISAMRSILRKSLESSRGLRSTPPISPTGKVSKIRVQLGLNVVSLPCLVDRGIRDDGKGIKSLD, encoded by the coding sequence ATGTCTGCTACGATAATGAGTGAACCAATGGTGGTATCAGCACCATCACCAGAAACTCAAGCAACATCAGCAAAACTTGCTGCACAATCTGATGTACAGTTCGCCAAATGCGATTGCTGTGGACTTACCGAAGAGTGTACCCCGGCTTATATCGAAACGGTACGCCAACGGTACCAAGGGAAATGGATATGTGGCCTTTGTGCTGAAGCAATCAAAGATGAGATCATAAGAACTGAAAGGCTTATTAGTACCGAGGAAGCAATGGCCAGGCACATCAACTTTTGCCAAAAATTCGTCTCCTCCGGACCGCCTCCTGATCCTACGGTTCATCTGATATCTGCTATGAGAAGTATTCTTAGAAAAAGTTTGGAATCCTCGAGGGGTTTAAGATCGACCCCTCCGATTAGTCCTACCGGAAAGGTCAGCAAAATTCGAGTCCAACTCGGTCTGAATGTTGTTTCCCTACCCTGTCTGGTTGATAGAGGTATAAGAGATGATGGGAAGGGAATCAAGAGCCTGGATTGA